The Loxodonta africana isolate mLoxAfr1 chromosome 1, mLoxAfr1.hap2, whole genome shotgun sequence genomic sequence ggagtgggctgtctcatttaataaaaaaaaaaaaattttttttttttttttaacagcaattgggagtatgtagcaaggtgtacgtaagtttttgtgagagaggctgacttgattcgtaaactttcacttaaagcacaataaaatttttttaaaaaatgcactttaaaaaaaagcttaattcaaacaaaatttaaaaacattacaACCTGATGAATTGAGAGCCACTTGCTATAAGCTAATATGCACTGCACACTGTTCTTTTGGCCTATCCAGTTGGCAACACAGAATTATCCACTGTCTGGAGATACTGACAATAcaagtgttatttttttctccaggtttttctcccattcctATTAAAGTGTATTAAAAATACCCTAGAATGTTGTTAAGGTAACTTATCTTCCTACTATTCATAAGTAATAAAGGTACTTAGTAGAGATGAAGAATACAAGTGCTTCGATTTGTTCAAAACGTTTCTGCAAATTTACATAGAAAGACCTTTGTAgaatgggaaaccctgatggcacagtggctaagtgctgcgggtgctaaccaagaggctggcacttcgaatccaccaggcgctcctcggaaactctacggggcagttctactctcccctatagggtcactatgagtcggagtcaactcgacagcagtgggtttggtgtgtttttttttttttttggtttgtagaaTGAATCCTATTTTAGTCCtacaggagttggaatcgacttgacggcattgcatttgcttgtttttttaaactatgaaATGTGTTCCTAAGCAAAATACTCACCTGGCTATCCCTGTACATATGCCTGCTGGTAAATATACGGGCTATTTCCCTTTTTGTCCACTCAGTAGGTCCAGACTCTGAAGCACTGTCATCTTATTTGTCTAGCtgacttcttttgtttttaattttcatttattaaatGATGCCAATAATAGCTGTGAAAGGTAGGTcgaccaaaaaccaaatcccctgtcgtcaagttgattttgactcacagtgaccctatgacagggcagaactgccccagagggtttcctaggctgtagatccttatggaagcagactgccacatctttctctggcagagcagctggtgcgttcCAACAggcaacctttcaattagcagtcgagtgctaaacactgcaccaccagggctctgtgtaagGTACAGAGTGGGATGCGTTTTGGAATTCTGGAATGGAAATGGAAATGTTGAATGGTCTGGTCCATCCGCTTAtacattcattcaagaaatatttacagaATGCCTATTACGGCCCAAACCCTATATCTTGTGCTGAAAATGCAATGGCAAACAAAATCAGATTTGGTCTTTGTCTTTACGGAAGTCCAGCTGACTTCGGAGGTCCTCTTCTGTCTATACAATTCAAAGTATAAAACTACCTGAACATGACTGGGGCAGGACAGACCTGGATAACAAGCATCAACTGGGCAGGCCAGGTCTAAGCATCGTGACTGAGCTTATTAACAGGCAAATGTCTAATTAAAGGACACTGACTATATGGTAAACAGCAGTGACTTTGAGGGAAGCCCCCAGCACTCATTACAGCTTCTCAGAAAAGGACGGTGATGACTTCCAGGGGTGGCCAGATGCCTTCAAATTCCGtgggaagaaaattatttttcagctggtaaattttcttttaatagaAGTTACCACCGTAGCACACAATGAGTAAGTACTCCCTAAACTCTTTAGGGCTATGATCAATTACCATGCATGGAGTGATTCCCCATTAGTTAGCAAAAGCCTAAGAAGTAGCTACCAATAGATATTACAGATGTCATTAGCCTCTCCTACAGTCCCCCGCATTCACAAAGCTACAGGGGGAACTAGCAGTATTCTTTAAGCTTCGGCAGAACAAATTAACTGTAAGGCTCAGGGGTGGCAGGCAGTCTCCATACTTCCACACAACTAAGAATCTGAGGAAACAAACTCAGGAAAAGCAAGCAAAAAACTGGATGGTTCCCACCTCCTTACAACTAGGGTTCTTAATAGCGGGTCATTCTTTTGTTCAAGCATCCATCATGTATTTACTTATTAGTGACTGATACAGGGCAAGTGCTGTACCctgatggtgtaatggttaagtgcttggctgctcactgaggAGTCAGAGGTTGGAACCCGCCAGCAgctttgtgggaaaaaaaagtggtagtctgcttccacatggatttacagccttgaaaacactacgcagtcactgtgagctggaatcaactcaaagacagtgGATTTGAGTTTCTAGGTCATCGTGAAGCAGTCccgctggtgcagtggttaaagcgctcagctgctaactgaaaggtccgcggtcaaacccaccagctgctcctcgggagaaagatatggcaatctgcttctgtaaaggtttacagccttggaaaccctgtcgggcagttcaactctgtccaatagggttgctatgggtcagaaccaacttgacagcaatggcttagTGCCAGGCAGTAGAATATTCTAGTTAACTAGAGCCCCTATTTAAGGAACTTGAGTCTAATGAAGAAAACCGACAATGAATTTCAAGTCAGTATGACAAATGCTTTAATAGCAGTGTATAATGTGGGACTGTAGAAATACAGAGCAGCGCACCTCCCTGAAAGTTTCCGAGGGGGGGCTCCAGAGGGCtttcctgaggaagaaagacctaaagAGTGAACAGGATTTAGCAAGGAGATAAAGATCCCAAGCTCCAGAAACAGGTTGCCTAAGTCTGAATCTGTCAATTAGCTGAACAAGTTACTTAGCCCCTCTGAGCCTGTTTAATCCCTAAACCGGGGACAGTGAATTACATAAATTAAGGAAAGTAAAGTGCTTAGTATATTGTCTAGTAAATTTCAAGTGCTCACATATAAGAATTAGGGATAGCATAGTCAAAAGCCTTGaggcaagaaagaaaacatcAAGGACTTAAGCAACTCAATGTGGCCGAAGTATAAAGTGACAAGAGAAAACCAAGAGGTAAGTAAGGACCAGGTAAGTAAGGGCCAGATTAGGAAAAATCTTAAGTGTCTCATTAAGGAGCCTGCCTCTATCCCAGACACAATGGACAAGCATTAAAGATGTTTTTAAGCCTTACAGTGATATCACAAGTATTGTATTTAACAAAATATGTATTACCCTAGCTCTTGTATAGAGAACACGTTAGACAGGAGAGGACCCAAATGGAAGCAGAACCCAGTTAGGAGGTGGTTGCTGTAGGTCAGACACGTTCAGTTTGAGGAAGCTGCAAGTTAATTAAGTGGACATGTCCAGCAGACACTGGTATATACCAGAGTGAGTTCAGAGGAGAAAACACCTAGGATATAGATGTGTGAGTAATCTAAATAAATGATGACAATTTAAACTCCAAGAGTAGATGAAATTTTTCCCAAGAATGAGTACAGAATCCCCAGAAAATATTTTGTCCCATATGTCAATACTAGTGggtgaggacaaaaaaaaaagccaggctcAGGTGTCCCATCTTAAAGATCAGAGGCCAAACGGGAGAAAGACAACAAATCATCTGGAAAACATaaaacactcacatacacacatacacacaagtgtAAAACTTTCTCCCACCACAACttccttttggaaaaaaaaaaaagataattagtgtattcatttatttttgaaaagtcCCAGGTGTACAAAAAAGTAGACGTAGATTCTGAAAAACTAAAGCaatgaataaaagagaaaatctaagggtgttaagaaaaaaataactaggaaATGTTAATTCTGGGCAAGCAAATGCGAAATTTATCACAATTTCAACAGTTTCATATTCCATGTTTTCTAAAGGGAAAAACACTTCAATCAAAACTACTTGCAATATCTTCTAGTTTCTATTGGATACTGCATCAATTAGGAGCTGGGCAAAAGTAGGGTATCACAGGAGGAAAATGGTGGAGCAGGATTTGCTCCCAGGCCTGTCTAAATATCCAGTCTAAGCTCCCAATGTGTAATACTGCTGTGTACTGTACTAAAATCAGAGTTCCAcccacaacatcaaatcccactGCCCTACTTTTATCTCACGTCACTCTAGTACATTTCCACACCCGTCTATTTTTGCTCTCTATCCCCCCAAtgcaccactcgtctgtcagtatGTCAGACATACTGTGTgccctgcatgttgctgtgatactggaagctatgctcctggtatttcaaataccagcagggtcacctatggtagacaagtttcagtgaagcttccaacgaagacagactaggaagagggacatggccatctatttttgaaaaaaactggccagtgaaaaccttatcaatagcagGGGAACATCATCTGacacagtgccggaagatgagcccctcaggttagaatgcactcaaaatacgactggggaggagctgcctcctctaagTAGGGTCGACCTTAAAGACTTGGTTGGAGTAaacctttcgggaccttcatctgctgatgtggcatgactcaagatgagaGGAAACAgatgtaaacatccattaaaaatcagaacatggaatgcacgaagcatgaatctaggaaaatggaagtcatcaaaaatgaaatggaacacataaagatcaatatcctaggcattagtgaactgaaatgggcttgtattggcaattttgaatcagacaatcatatggtctactatgccgggaatgacaaattgaagaggaatggcatcacattcattgtcaaaagaacatttcaagagctatcctgaagtacaacgctgtcagtggtaggataatatccatatatctaAAAGGAAGGCcaattaatacaattattattcaaatttatgtactaaTGTACAAATTTATGTACAAATttatcactaatgccaaagatgaagaaactgaagacttttaccaacttttgcagtctgaaatcaatcaaacatgcaatcaagatgcattgataattactggcgattgcaatgagaaacttggaaacaaatgatcagtagttggaaaatactgccttggtgatagaaatgatgccaaagatTGCGTGACAGAATTTTCAAGATCAAcgatacctttttcaacaacataaataccttttttcaacaacatgaacagtgactatactcAAGGATCTTGCCGATGGTATAAActagaatcaaattgactacatctgtagaaagagatgatggagaagctcactatcatcagtcaaaacgaagccaggggccaactgcagaacagaccgtaagttgctcataagcaagttcaagctgaaaattaaaacaagtccacgagagccaaagtacaaccttgagtatgttccacctgaatttagagatctcaagaatagatctgatgtaCTGAGCACTAACGAcccaagaccagatgagctgtggtaTGACATCACGGACATTATATATcacagacatcatacatgaggaaagtaaaaggtcattaaaaagacagaaaagaaagaaaagaccaaaatggatatcagaatacttggaaacttgctcacgaacatagagtacctaaagcaaatggaagaaatgatgaagtaaaagagctgaacagaagatttcaagggcagctcaagaagacaacatacagtattataatgaaatacgcaaagacctggagttagagaaccaaaagggaggaacaccttcggcatttttcaagctgaaagaactgaagaaaaattcaagtctcgagttgcaattctgaaggattctatggacaaaatattgaacaccacagaaagcatcaaaagaagatgaaggaatagagagtcaccgtaccaaaaactggttgacgttcaaccatttagGAGGAAGCATAtgctcaagaaccaatggtactgaaggaagaagcccaagctttgctggggaaaaacaaggctccaggaatagatggagtatcaactgaaatgtttccacagcggatgcaatgctggaagcactcacttgtctatgccaagaaatttggaagacagatgcctggccaacagactggaagacatccatatatGTGACCACTCCAAAGAAAAGTCAtacaaaagaatgtggaaattattgaacaaatatcattaatatcacacacaagtaaaattttgctgaagataattcaagcagttgcagcagtatattatcagggaactgccagaatttcaagctggattcagaaaaggacgtggaacaagtgatattattgctgatatgagatggatcttgactgagagtagagaatactagaaaaatgtttatctgtgttttattgactatgcacaggcGTTCCACTACGTGGGTCATAAtaaactacggataacattgcaaagactaggaattccggaacacttaattgtgctcatgcagaccctgtacataaaccaagaggagtccttcaaacagaacaaggggatactgcatggtttgaaatcagaaaaggtatgcgtCTGGATCGGATcatttcgccatacttattcaatctgtatgttaagcAAACAATCCTAgaaccagactatatgaagaacagggcatcagaactggaggaagacacattaacaacctggattatgtagatgacacaaccttcttgctgaaagaggactcaaaaagtacttactgatgatgaagatcaaagactacggccttcagtatggattacacctcaacacaaagaaaacagaaatacaactgcaccaataagcaacatcatgataaacagaaaaagtaacgaagttttcaaggatttcattttacttggatccaccatcaagcccatggaagtggcagtcaagaaatcaaatgacagggaggagtggggaggaaaaacattaactagataaagataagtggtaactccgGTAAAGGgtgagacagcacacaatactggggaagtcagtataacttgaccaaggtaaggtcatggaagcttcacagacatgtccaaactccctgaagtaCCAAATTCATGGGCAGAGGGCTGAGGAcgatggtcttggggaacatctagctcaattagcataacagtttataaagaaaatgttctacatcctactttggtgagttgtatctggggtcttaaaagcctgtgagcagccatctaagatactccattgatctcacccagtctggagcaagagagaatgaagaaaatcaaggacacaagggaaagattagttcaaaagactaatggaccacaactactacagcctccaccagactgagtccagcacaactagatggtgcccggataccaccaccaactgctctaacagggatcacaatacaggattcaggagagatgaagaaaaatgtagaacaaaattttaactcataaaaaaataagaccagatttactgatcTGAAAGAAActagagaaatcctgagagtatggcccccagacatactcagggctgaagtcactcctgagttctcccttcagccaaagattagacacgcctataaaacaaacaacatacaTACACAGCTCAAccgtgtatatgagactaaatgggcaaccaGCCtagggcaaagacaagaaggcaggagggggcaaaaaagctggtaatgaggaacccaaagtagagaagggaagaatgttgacatgtcatggagttggcaaaccatgtcataaaacaatatatatattaattgtttaatgagaaactaattttctctgtaaaccttcatctaaagtacaattaaaaaaaaaatcaaatgacatattgcattgggcaaatctgctgcaaaagacacctctgaagtgttgaaaatcaaagataccactttaaggactaaggtgcacctaacccaagctactgtattttcaattgtctcatatgcacgggaaagttggacaataaataaggaagactgaagaattgattcctttgaattatggtgttggtgaagaatattgaatataccctggattgccagaagaatgaaatctgtcttggaagcagtatagccagaatgctcattaaaagtaaggatggcgagaattcatctcacttacttcagacatgttatcagcagggaccagtccctgaaggaggacatcatgcttggtaaagtaaaaggtcagtgaaaaacgagatggactgaaacagtggctgcaacaacaagttcaaacagcaacgattgtgaagatggcgcaggactgggcagtatttcttttggttgtacacagggttgctgcagttggaactgactagactgCACCTAATTACAAAAATATCCCCCAAATACTCTATTGGTCACTACTAGTATGTTTGTAGTAGTGGTTACagctttttattatctttttctaGCTAAGTCCTACCTCAAATAACCAAGTCCTATGAGAGAAGCTGCTAAAAAGACTAGAGACAAAATGCCAATTGTAAGCAGGAAATAaccttctcttttcttcctctatTGTCTTACGGTGAAAATGTTTCATATGGAGCCCAAGTCAGAAGGTAGTAAAATGGACCCAAACAAATGAAGTTGTTTCAGAAGTATGGAAGAATATGGAACTGCTCAACTGAAGAAATGGATGTGGTCTATACTACATTAGATTTGCATCTAGTTCTAGGATATGTGCAATAAATCTGTGATCGTAATGAACAATTCTAACAATTCTAGTTCTTGATTAATCATTAAAAAAGAGTCTGCCATCATATAGGCTTCGTAAGTTTTAGGGGATGGTTAATTTATCAACAagatattaattttattaattcatCAGTAACATCAAGTGCTACTATATGtcaccaccacccatctatcagtttgtcatactatagtggcttatgtgttgctatgatgctggaagctatgccaatgatatttcaaatacgaggagggtcacccatggtggacaggtttcaacagggcttccagattaagacagactaggaagaaaggtctggtgatctactcccaaaaactagccagtgaaaaccttacgggtCACAAAAGAACACTGTCCCACTGGCTTGCTTTGGACCCATCCATCATCAGGAGGAAGCAATCGCTAGACAAGAACATCATGTTtcgtgaagtagagggccaaggaCAGCATGAGAGACCCTCGGTGACAAAGGCTGGTACAATAGTGGCAATAATGGACTGAAACATGCTGGAGactgtaaggatgatgcaggattttgcaatgttttgttctgttgtacataaagtcaccatgaatcggaggtcactcaatggcagctaacaacaacaaacatgcgTAAAATAAGGAGTTGGTACAGTTAAGATTCAACTAACCTTTTCTTTTATCTGCCATGATGAATTTCCATCTGGATACTTTCTCTTCCCCCATTGTAGTATGACCATTCCACGagactgaagcagactgccacacacaTCCCTCATTAACCTGGATACACGTGAGAGCTGGCATAAACTGAAGCCATCGAGAAAGCCTGCAATATGCTgcaggacctcaaaaggaagactaCTTAGATGGTCACTATGTAATCCCAACACACAGTTTCTAGCAGGTTCTACTAATACCGTAGATATGCATGGCTGAATTCCAAATGACCTCAGATGGCGATCATGTATAATCTTTGCTCCTTGTGTTGATGGACAAAATCTACGCTGAGAATAGGTACAGCCATAATAAGCTAAAGGACACCTCTGTTCCATCCAGCCATTGAGCCCAGCATGAATGTCACCATGTACATTCTTAAAATGTGAAGAAAATTCTTTTCTTCTAAATAACTGTCCACAAACAAATGTAAACATTGAACGCTGCTTGGGTTGGTACCTAGCGACACATTCCAAAACTAAATCCAGCCCAAGTGTCTGAAACGGGCTTGGATTTGAAAGCTGTGGGTTGGCATGATCACAAGCTGAAGCTGAGGCTATTTCCCCAACCATTGTATTTGTAGCTAATATTGCAGACGGAAGTGAAAAAGTCTGAGTCCCAAAGTCAATGTGATAAACATCAACCATGCGACTATCAGATATACCCCTCCCACCTGGAGAATCTCCTAAACAAAAGAGTAATGCTGCTGTGATTAGATCTATTCCTTGGAGGCCCATTGGATCTTCTGCAACTTCCAAATCTGATGTATCCACTGCTTTATCTTCCATTGATTTGCACCAACATgaattagaaaaatatttgaatgaaGGCATACCAAAAGGCAAGACATCCATATTCTTCAAATCCCCTAAGTCTACTTTTCTACAATACAGTTCTCCTTCATCCTCATCACCGGGCATGAGGATATGCTGTACTGTGCCATTAGGCAAAGGACTGGGCGGTATTACTTCCCTAAGTTGTGCTGCTATTGAAAGTGAACTGGAAGGTTTTGAAGTGTCATCTGATGCCACACATTCTCCATTTGTTAAGTTAGTTTGTTTTGAATCACCATGTAAATTCTGATTCTGTACCTGTGTGCATATATTTCCCAAAGGAAAGCCATTACAAAGAGAAGTGCCATGAGAACTTGTATCCAAGTCACATAATAAATCACTTGAACCATTTTGTTCAGGCTGGGCATTCTGAATTGTGTCGTGGTGGTCAATTCCACCTACTGCTCCTATCTCATCCTCATAAAGAAGATCCTGGTCTTTTAAGTTTCTATCCTGTAAGCTTTCTCTGGTATTCTGCTCTTCATCTATCTCATCTGGGgacacacaaagacttgtactcAACATGCCAATGTCTCTTGTGGCAGTATTTAGGATATCTAAAGCAGCAGCCAAACTTCTGGTTGTTTCTACAGTAGCTTGATAAAGTGCACCATAAGATTTCTCATCAACAGAGACCAAGCCATTAGTATGTGGTATTTCTGGGACACTTGATTTAACTGAAATTTGTTCTCTAGCTTCTGATACTTTCTCAGTCGCTTTTGACATCATGGTGGCTACTTTGAGAGATTCTAAGAGCATCCTTTGGTCTTGAAGGGCCAAAGCCATATCTAATTGTGCCACTTCATCAACATCTTTGCTCAGAATTTCATAGGATTTCCGGTCGGCATAACTAACTGGCCATCGGTTCCACTCCATAGTACAGCACACCACGCTTGCAGGGCATGTTTCTAGATGTTCAGCAACTTTATTTCGGGCCATTGTAAATGGACATCCAAAGTCACTATTTAAACAAGGCACTCGTTCAAATGGACATAAAAGTCGATGTTCATCAGCTTTACAAGAATGGAAAACTGCTCCACAAACCAATGGGCAACCAATCAAGTCACAGGAAATCCCAGGCTCTGGTCGGGTCATGCACCGTCTGCTGACACAGTTCACACAGTGGGAATGCTGCAGCTCCTCCTCCATAATGGCCAGTCCAGCTCTAGTTGTTGAAATGGAAAAAGACAGGAAGTTAGGCAAAAAGTGGTCATTTTGGAAAAACTGTTTAATAATTAACTGCTAATGTATACTGGCTTATTTTAGGGTgaaatgtaaaaaatataaaaacataatcATATGTAATAGTATTAATGTTACATAAATCAATATAATTTTGAAAGAACTTCAGCACTTCAAGTAACAATTCAGTCACAGTTCAtttttataaaccatgttataaTATGCCTAAAAGAGCAAAAGCTttaaacc encodes the following:
- the FBXO30 gene encoding F-box only protein 30 produces the protein MEEELQHSHCVNCVSRRCMTRPEPGISCDLIGCPLVCGAVFHSCKADEHRLLCPFERVPCLNSDFGCPFTMARNKVAEHLETCPASVVCCTMEWNRWPVSYADRKSYEILSKDVDEVAQLDMALALQDQRMLLESLKVATMMSKATEKVSEAREQISVKSSVPEIPHTNGLVSVDEKSYGALYQATVETTRSLAAALDILNTATRDIGMLSTSLCVSPDEIDEEQNTRESLQDRNLKDQDLLYEDEIGAVGGIDHHDTIQNAQPEQNGSSDLLCDLDTSSHGTSLCNGFPLGNICTQVQNQNLHGDSKQTNLTNGECVASDDTSKPSSSLSIAAQLREVIPPSPLPNGTVQHILMPGDEDEGELYCRKVDLGDLKNMDVLPFGMPSFKYFSNSCWCKSMEDKAVDTSDLEVAEDPMGLQGIDLITAALLFCLGDSPGGRGISDSRMVDVYHIDFGTQTFSLPSAILATNTMVGEIASASACDHANPQLSNPSPFQTLGLDLVLECVARYQPKQRSMFTFVCGQLFRRKEFSSHFKNVHGDIHAGLNGWMEQRCPLAYYGCTYSQRRFCPSTQGAKIIHDRHLRSFGIQPCISTVLVEPARNCVLGLHSDHLSSLPFEVLQHIAGFLDGFSLCQLSRVSRLMRDVCGSLLQSRGMVILQWGKRKYPDGNSSWQIKEKVWRFSTAFCSVNEWKFADILSMADHLKRCSYNIVEKREEAIPLPCMCVTRELTREGRSLRSVLKPVL